The following coding sequences lie in one Palaemon carinicauda isolate YSFRI2023 chromosome 7, ASM3689809v2, whole genome shotgun sequence genomic window:
- the LOC137644517 gene encoding zinc finger BED domain-containing protein 5-like — MSVQQSTLASYLVAWRIARAKKVHTIGEELVKPAALDMVGTIYGKEFAKKIEHVPLSNDTVKKRIQNMSHDIKDQVIAAIKKSGHFSLQLDESTDVSDDAQLMTYVRYQGQEAMEEEFLFCRPLLTTTTGEDIFMKVDSFFKE; from the coding sequence ATGAGCGTGCAACAATCAACACTTGCTTCGTACCTCGTAGCTTGGAGAATTGCAAGAGCTAAAAAGGTACATACCATTGGCGAAGAATTGGTAAAGCCTGCAGCTCTTGATATGGTGGGGACAATTTATGGGAAAGAATTTGCCAAGAAAATTGAACATGTTCCCTTGTCAAATGACACAGTCAAAAAACGAATCCAGAACATGTCACATGACATAAAAGACCAGGTGATTGCAGCAATAAAAAAGAGTGGGCACTTCAGTCTCCAACTGGACGAGTCAACTGATGTTAGTGATGATGCCCAACTCATGACATACGTACGATATCAAGGTCAAGAAGCTATGGAAGAAGAGTTTCTGTTTTGCCGGCCATTGCTAACCACAACTACTGGAGAAGACATTTTCATGAAGGTAGATTCATTCTTCAAGGAATAA